TTTATACACACgtattttttttgtataaacaaAAATATATGTGTATAGTTTTTTGTGAGCTCAATCTGATTGCTGGTTGTATATACTTTGTCTCGTCAGACATCTATAGATGAAAATTTCTCCGAATAAAGAAGTTTCCTCCCTCCAATGTAGTCCCACTTTTGTGtcaagattttcttcattttttttctttcctatatgtgttctttaattttttcaagTATAACCAAAAAGTAAGTGAGAactcaaaaaatatttataaaaatatagatagatacaaaggctttgtttggtttggaaagaaaagaaaagaaaagaaaggaaaggaaaagaaatgttaaagaaaggaaaaataaatgaatgtgGGGTGATTTCTTAGGTTGTTTGGTTTAAGAGAAGGGGAAAGAAAAAGTGAGTGGAAATAAAAGTTTGTATTTATGCAATGACAAAAATACCCTgatctctcttttatttttaaaatatgtaaATAATCTTTTACTTTCTCATTCAAactgaaaataaaggaaaaatatttatgttacaaaaaaaactaaaaataaaggaAACAACATTTATTAAAAGAAACGGAAACTGCACTAGATAATACGtattacattttaaaaaaattgcattTGAAAAAATGTATATGATATAACATTTATGATAACATAcgtaagcttttttttttttttttacatatcaTCAATATAATGGATGAAAAGTTAGTTTCcgatttttttaaatcatagGCAATATAATGTATAATAAACTGAAGGGTATTATAGtcgtttgaataaaattgttaaacttttccaGATTTCCGTCCAAATTGGGAGGAAAGTTTTTTGGGGTAGGCCCCACTAAGATTCTTCTTTCCTTCCCCTCTTTCTTCTAATCCAAAGGAGGGAAAGTTTCTTGATTTTTGtgctttctttccttcttcaatcctttctctttctttcctccAAACCAAACAACCCCAAAGTTTAACATAACAACATTAATAAAATAAGGGATGTCTAAATtactcatgataaagtttgggttaaataatccatcatcaaatccaactcatttatctctaatgtgattgaatgatgggttatttaacccaaactttatcatgggtaaTTTAAACATCCCCTAATAATAGAGGTGAAAATAAACATGTTGGCAAGAAGGGGTGCACATGGGCCAGGTAGATCCATTGAACCCgcccgaaccaatccaatccaatggAAGAAATGCAGGTGGATTGGGCTAACGGGTCAATCAGACGGATTTTATTACAATCCAGTCAACTTCGGATCGGATACCGAATTTAAGAATAATccacccaacccaacccgaaatccaaacatacaataataatatattatttaatatatatttttaataattttacctAACATACATGTAAAATTCTAAACCCcttattttatttcactttttaCATTCTTCACTTTTTGTTTCAATTGTATTTGGCATGTCAGAGAATGGAGACAATTAAATTCTAAGTGTCATGACATTGTCATATTGATTAACTTGATTTCATTGCCGCAATTGTTTTCATGGTATTTGGATATATGCCATTTATGAAATactatttcatgctatttagtacaatgttttgtgtcttttttatgttattttgtaCCATAGCCTATTTAccaattttttctaattttttttgaagttttaatatattttttttcaatatttcatatgtattattattttaatataatgatTCAATTAACccatccgaaccaacccgaagatcgtcggattgggttggttcgggtCTGAGGGTGAAAACTCGTGAAATCCAACCTAATCCAACCCAAACGATTGTAATTGGTTCGGATTATGATTAACCtataaatccatccaacccatgtgcacccctattGGCAATGACTTTTCAAGGTCTTAATACACCCATATTTAAGGCTATCTGAAAGCTTGATTTCACTTAAAAGATTaacataacaacaataataGAGGTGGAAATAAATATATTGGCAAGGACTTTTCAAGGTTTGAACCTGACCGACCCTATTAATTAATAAAGACTATATTTTAAGGCAATGTTTGTTTGTCTACAAGATCGACTTGACTTTAAagattattttataataatatatttaaataagtaaTGAGTTCACatttaaataagttttataTCAATTTATCAAATATAAGTTTTTATAGCATTTTGGTTACTCATTTATCACGATTTGGTAGTTTTGATTTTCCGTCAACTTCGATCTAATTTTTGGcggtttttattaaaaaatcaattaaaaaaatctagAAACCATAAAGTGTTAAttagaaaacataaaattattattcaagcttatttttaattgattttttaattatattaagaATCATTAAATATTGGATAAAAGTTGACGAAAAATTAAAACTGCAATGGCTAGTAAATGTGAGAGACATAAttgtaggctaataaattcATTGAGTGACCAAAACTATTAAATCGTGAAAAGTGAGGACTAAAAATGCTATTAAGTCCAAATTATGCTGAAGTATTTATATAGGTCAATATGTTTAAATATTGTAATAAACTAATAAGTTCGTAATTTCAGATATTGCAGCTTGTTTTTTATATAAGCTAGAAAAGACTTAAATACTCTAAAGGTCCTTAagattgtaaagggaatcaaaatcaatccctgaaatttttttcccTTAAATGTTGTCcctgaaatttattttttaatcaaattggaTCATTGCGTGTGTTTTAGTCTGACCTGGCTCCAATTTAAGCTATTCATCATTTCCACGTGGATTTCTTATTACTTTTAATGCATAtgtgtaaaaaaattaacaaatcaaaattaaaaaccaaattCTCTTCCTTATCTCCAGActgcatcttcttcttcttcttcttcttccccctcACTCTAATAACCATGGTTGCACCACTTCTCTCCCCTCTCTCTTCTTCTTATTTTCCTCCAAAATCAGGCAACAAAACGCAAAGCTTGCAACCCTTGGTGTTATGGATTTACGTTTTCATCACCATTGTGGTGGGAGCATGGGCGGTCCAAACTCAGATCCGAGAGGAGAACGCAAGCGAGAATGAAACGTAGGAGAGAAGAGAAAGTCTTCCAGGCCACATGAGGCTTTGATCTGGGTTGAGAAGCTCCAAGCTTTCACTTTTTTCTCATCTTTGAGCATCAATGTTGAACAATAACCAGATCTGAAAAGAAAAATGCATAATCTCTCTTTGATTAAGGATCCGTGGTGTTGGGGTTGAAGAGAAAAAGGGGGATTTGGAGCAGCAGGTCGATTTAGGGTTTGTTGGGTCATGAAACTAGTGCTGATACCTCTTGATTGGATCATGAATCCAGTCCTCTGTCTCCGAAGTGATGATTGTGTCAAGATGAGGTAATCTTACAGGAAACCAATGGAAAGTTGGGGTGGGTATATGCAACCACATACTGATATTGAGATATTGATTAGGAAATTGTATCACCCAAAGAAGACGAAGCATAGTTTTGGATACGGTGGCACCAGAAAGTTTTCAAATTgagaaaaatttgagaatttttggggAAAGGTTTGGTACTGGAGATACAATTTTTTACTCATAGTGTAGGCAAATTTTTGATTGGCAGCGCTGGGTTTGGTTGACCTGTGTGAAGTGAGTTACTTTGATTGTTTTTTTGATATGTAAGTGATATGTGATCTGTTGTGGATCATAGTAATGGCTTTGATAGGTAAGCTTGATGAAGATGTAATGTCTAATTTGTTTGAAAGTAGTTTAATTAAGATTTATgagatttaattaataatttaaagatataataagaattttttaattaataatttagtattatttattaattacacACGTGGAAATGATGACTAGCTTAAATTGGAGGCAGATCAGACTAAAACACACACAAGGAtccaatttgattaaaaaacaaatttcagGGACAACATTTAAgggaaaaaaatttcagggactgaTTTTGATcctctttacaatttcagggacctttagagtatttaagccgctagaaaataaaaatggagTATAATTAGTGGTTAACCGTTTACtgtttaatgagaatattcatAACAAGAGGATTAGTTGCTGCTGTCTTACAACTTGGTTCTTACGGTCTTATTGCTGTCTCCTAATCTTTTCTAAACATAGTTTTGTATGAATTAATCCAATTTAGTTCCTATAATCATGCTTGAATAAACAACGTAAAAttctattcaaaaaaaaaacaacgtAAGATTGAAAAcggataaatttattttaaatctcTAATTAAAAAAACCTTTAACTTTAATATCTCGATTTAAAGATGGATACATTTCTCTATTTCTAAAACTGATTGATTCTAATGaaggaccaaaaataaagattgatttatctattttttatgGACTGAAAAAGTTtaagttaaataaaaaattatgaaaaaaataagaCAGTAAGAAAAAACTAGAGAATAGAGatatagaaagaaaaagaaagatataactgaaagataagaaaaaaaaaaagataaaaaatggaATGGAAATAAAATGAGGTGTAAATGAATAATAACTCGAAAATATATTTaggttaatttttaaattaaccCCTGGGTTTGTAaccgagtttgattttagttctTATGAGAAAAAATGATGTTTAGTGACGGTTAAAAACCACCCATAATTGTAAAAATGACCGCCACTAAACATTATTTTTCTCAGAGGAACTAAAATCAAATTCGCTTATAAATTTAGAgaccaatttgaccattaacccatATATTTATCATACACAAGAATAACAAAAAGTTGCTTACTAGAATCACAATCTTGCTTGTCTTTCCAGAGCTGCTGAAATAATTTGACGTAATGGGCAATCCATATATGAAACAAAACATTAGCTTATTAGCTATCAGTTGCAACCTATCATATCATCAATAAGTTTCCTAACGGATATGAATGAAGATCCACCAGAAAGGACAGCTTTTCTAGCCATCTCCTTCATCTCTTGCACCTTCTTGTGAACCATGTTATCTTTGTCCATCAAGTATTTCAGCCCTTTCTCTATCTCATCTGCCATTACTAGAGCATCACCTCTTCTATAATCCACTCTCAGCTCCACTGCTAAGCCCCATTCCCTCACCATCCTAAAAGCATTTAACTGTTGCTCTCCATAGATTGGCCATGTCAGAATTGGTACCCCAAACCACAAGCTTTCCAAGATAGAATTCCAACCACAATGAGACACAAACCCACCAATGGCTTTGTGAGCCATAACCTCCACCTGGGGTGCCCATTCACATAACATTCCCCTACCTTCCAGTTCCGTCCATTCTAAGAACCCTTCTGGTAAAGTTTTCTCTGCCTTGTTGTCAGTGGTTGGTGGAGAACGCAAAGCCCACAAGAATCTAACACCACTACGTTGAAGTCCTAGTGCTATTTCTCTTGTTTGAGATGGATCAAAGCTTCCCATGCTTCCAAAACAGAGAAAAGCAACAGAGGAAGGTGGCTGCTCATCTAGCCATTTCAACAAACGGTTATGTTGTACTTGGTCTAAACTTGGGTTAGATAGACCTTTGAGACCAATCAAAGGACCAACATGATAGATAGGAGGGGTTTGGCCATCAGTTAATGCGTCAATACCATACTGTTCCAACTCTAAAAGAGTGTTGATGATGATTCCTTTAGTTTCTCTGTTCTTCTTAGTAAACTTGCCACAGGTAacaatttcttcttcatctctggTGTAAAAAACATCAGGTATAACACTTGAAGGAACTAGACTTGGAAAACCTTGAATCAGCAACTCAGGATCAGAATTATTCAACACATCCTCAATTAGACATTTCTGAAAGTGTAGACAGATGCTCAAAAATCCTGCATTTGATGGGAAGAACAAATAAGAAGGGATACCTAGGTCCTTTCCCACATCACTGAAGGGTACACAAAGGAAATCTAGGACTAACCCAACAACTGTGTTAGGATAAGAGGATAAAATGTTTTGCATTGTGGATTTAACATGGGGTTTGAGCCACTCCATGAAGCTCCAGAAGAAGGATGCTGTAAATTGAGGTATAGGTGTTTGCTCCTCCTCTGGTGGGGGTTCAACATCAATGATTTGGATCTGAGGTTGTGAGGCTAAAACTGTTCTGATGTAGGATTCTGAAAAGGGAGTTGCTTGGTGTTTGATGATGAGGATTGTGATGGAAAGATGGTTATCACTGTTGATAAGGATTTGTGCAAGTTCCATGGTTGAGCTTAAATGGCCGATCAATGTTGAAGAAATGAATATCAGCTCTGATTTCTTCTCCATGTCAACCATTCTTCCCCTAATGGTTTTTTTTGGTATGGTAGAGACTGAAAACTGGGGGTTGTTGACTTGGTGTATTGCTGTACTAGTTTGCGAGTTTGCCTTCTTCAACTTCAATTGATCTTTTATAACACAAGACAACAGCAATGACAAGAAAATGGTAATTAGTTTAGATCCTATTTGGTTTGACCATTTCAGAGTTGGAGGAGCATGCATAAtcagaaattattttttttaaaccaagCAAGGAAGACAATTACTAATCCAAATGATCTAATTCAGTAGATATTCTAATTCTAATCATATATAAGTAAataaagtaaaaagaaaaaattagtaCCCAAAAAGAATATTGTGTAGGTTTGAATTTCCATTTAGCACAAGATCAACCCAGGTTAAATATAATGTAGTAAAATCCTGCTTGTTTGATTCACGTAATTAAACTCAATGTGTTCAGTTTAGGTTAAATATAATGTAGTAAAATCCTGCTTGTTTGATTCACGTAATTAAACTCAATGTGTTCAGTTTTTACTTTTCAGTTGATACATTGAAATAATATAGTCACGTTTGCTTCTGGATGAacgaaaaataaacaaacaataAATATAAGTTATATAGCTCCTAGCTAGTGGAGGGGGCACCAATAATTGATGTAGTTGAACCATTTAATTTACAGCGTTTAAATAATCTGGACAATATGTTAAACTTAaagtaattaataaaatatgtaTCTAAAATTCTAAATGTTGATACTTTGTGTTACACGAATTTAAATGAATGTTTTATATACTCTTTTGACCTCAATCACACTTGCTTTCACGTTGATTGTGGCATGCAGAGATGAAATTTACAATACCAGTGTGCGAGGAAAGCATGGGAAAACTTGAAATTAAAAACATTGATTGATACTATGGGCCGAGGGACAGGGTGGCCCAGTGAGGCCATGGTCACCCCcatttaaaaatagtttattccttcgaccaaaaaaaaaaaatagtttattcattgaccaaaaaacaaaaatagtttattcattgaccaaaaaaaggTAGTTTAATCTAAAGGATTAACGTTAAGAAGATGATGTAACTTCGTGACTATTTAATAGGCTATCTTCTCATCTACCAACTTCCTTGTGAGTGATTGTTGGGATATTGAATTTTGGCTAGGCCCTTAGTACTCTAGAAGTGAAGGGTTCCCCACAAttaatcaagttttttttttttttttttccaaataactttcataCTAACTTCACATTAAATCTCACTTGGCAGAAACAACATCACTTtgacaaacattttttttatggaaaatgcAAATTACTACCTTGACGTTTAGCTTTCGTGTAAATTAACCCATCATTTTTTAAAAGGTGTATATATATAACCTTAAGCTTTCTGAAATGTGCAAATTTAACCTTCTATTAATATTTctgttaaattttaataaaatttgtcACATGACATGTACAtgactttttctttttcaaaattaccctttgtaaaTGAATTGTTGTTGTGTGAAAAAATGCTTGACGCTCCATAATTTTTTTCCACCATTTTTTCTTATAGCCAAGTTTAGTACttttgattcaaaaaaaaaaaagtttagtaCTTTATCATGTACTACTTTGTTTTTGATACATTAAAAAACTCGTCTACTTTATTAGTTTTTTCCCGTTGCTTTTATCATTAAGCATGTTATGTACATCAGTTTTCATTTCCCGCGATTTTAGGAAAACTATAAATACTTAACTTCATCATTATTAATTTAAGGTCTACGAATAAGAATACCAAAATCAATATCATTCAACATTTCAActaaatgaaaaaataacataaatagGAAATATAATTGAAATATTCACCACGTTTGACAAATACAAAATCTGGATTAAGGGCCAAGGAACTCAGGTAATTATTTCATGCTCAGCTGTGGTTTAAGGGTTCTAGCTCAAATTTAACGTATCTATTGTATTTTTGTGCTTTTTATTCCAAATTCGTTGGTCTTATATTGAATTCTTACTTGGTCTAGGTTTTAGATGGAGTGGGGAGAATGCAATGAGTTTTTActgaagttgatcagagtaGCACAAAAAGgagggtttgaattgtgcccACCTAAATCTTGGTTTTTCAAATGATATAAAGATTCATCATCTTCGTTGGTATCATTTGGTGCAGCTCGTGTAAAAGCAGAGGAGGTAAACAACGCACAACAACAATTTTATCGTGGTTCACCCCCCATAATGAtagggctacgtccagtccttggcAACACCAAGATTTCATtatgcaagtatcaaggacttgtcTCTACAAGTACTATTGTacatgcctcttcaggcataaTGAGTATTCTTTTACCTTGCCTCTCCACACATTTCAAGTATTTTTTTCTCACTGCCTATTCAGGCATTATCGAGTATTCTCTGGCTACTGCCTCCCCAGACATTGAGTATTGATTTGTCCCTACCTCTCCAGGCAGATGAGTATTATTTCAGCACTGCCTCTCCAGGAATTGAGTATTAGACGGGACTCCTCCCAACAAGTATTAGAAGGGAGTCCTCCCAACAAGTATTAGACGGGACTCCTCCTTTACAACAAGTATTatacaggacttctcctaaacgATCTTTCTCAAGATCATTTCATCTACTAATAGTCTCTTCTAATAAGAGTGATGGTAGATACATTTAAGTTCAAGAATCATAAAGTATTTTAGATGAGGTTTGACTCTGAGTATATACTTTATGTTCTGTTACATAAGAGAGTTACAAAGAGTTTGATTCTGAGAGAATATACTCTCCATGTTGAAGTAGACGATATTGACGATCATCTCTGAGTTATGAGCTCTGAGGCTTCTTTTCATGCTTAAGTGATTTGAGCATAAAACTCAATCTATGTGAGCATAAGCGCTACCTCTTCAAGTCTTCACCTCTTCCCATTATACTCCTGAATCCTCTATAAGTGAAAGATAGTCGTTGCAGCCCGTTGGAGCATGTACTTCATAAAACTTCTAGCCGTTGGATCAAACAGTACAAAATGTACTTTCATCAGAGTGTGGTCTGTTTGATGGGGACCCTATGCCGTAAAGATGTAATTTGTCATGTAGCAGTTAGCATATGTCTGAACTTCTATCGGTTAGTGTAGAGATATGAAAATTTGATAGTGACACCATGatattcttcttctttatcATAGCATTGTGTCAGATCTTGGGATTTCATCTTGAAACTTCTGCACAAAGCTTTCTTGGCTTTATCTTAAACAAGAAGTGTTCTTGGTTTGACTTTGTAGCTTGCTTGAGTGAGAGCTTGAAATTATTCTTTAGATGATCTTCTGCTTTTGTCGTCTTCATCATTCCTTATACCATCTTCATTTCTTCAGAAGATGATGTTTCCTACAGAAGTTTTACTTTCATTGTTCTTCTGAGCTTTGGATGATGCTTCTTTGCATTGGCCATACTTCTTACAGAAGGTTTATCAATTTAGCGCATGCTTCATACCTTTCTTCAGTTTAGTAATTTAGATAATCAGTGGTAGCTTTGGACCAACTCTTCTTTCAGAAATGGATTGTCTTGTGTTTCTTGAATCAGATTAATGTTTGTAGGCGTAGACAATAAGCTTTGCTCAATTCCTTCATTTCTTTCATGacagagaaagaggaaacttttGATGTTGACATGATTGTGCTAGTTTCCTTGGTCAGAGTGCTTTGTAAAGTATCACGTGGGTTCCTACCACTTTGACTTTCTTTTCAACAATGTCAgagatatttccatttgaatatgATGCTCTTTTCTCTGAACATTTCCTCGTTTGATCAGCCTTGAGATAGACGAAGTATAGTAGTAGAGTTGAGTGTGGTCTTCTCAGACGATCCAGTAGCTTCTCTTGATCTTGCAAGTGTTGATACTTGAAGATTTAGATTCACCTGGAGTAGATGAGCTTGATGCTTTGGCTTCTTCTTCTAAAGACGATCTTTTTTATTTAACTCTTCTTGTATCTTGATCTTCTTCAATTTGAGGAGACTAGCGGATTTAGCGTTTCCTTGCTAGTGTTGTTGACTTTGTACCTCTGATCACCCTTGTCTTATCCATGATGTGCGTTGAAGCTTtgatcattcttcttcttcttcttcttcttcttctggtcaaATATGACATTCCTTTGCTTGTATAGTCTTCCTTGATCCTTTGAACAATCTCTTCTTCGTTAATGCTCAGACGATGTGGCATGTTTGACTTTCTTTTACTGTGTCGTCTGCCCTTGTTATTTTGTCCTTTCTTGCACTTGACTGGGTTAACTCATTGTAAAGTCTTGTATACTTCAGccagtcttcttcttctttggagatGTCTTCTTCTTGCGTTCTTCTTTAGACGATTTAGCGTAGGGGTATAAGTGTGATTCTTGAAATACAATTCATAATATATTTAGTCAGTTCATTTGCActattgaaaattgttatcattcaaaacatgatgGACAATATGattagcgtttgaacttaacatttACAAGGGGTAACTTTGGAAGCGAAAAAGTCATGTGCATGTCATGTTACaagttttaataaaatttaacaaaaatattaaCATAAGGTTAGATTTGCACACTTCATAAAGCTTATGATTATAAATACACCTTTTAAAAGGTGACATGTTAATTCGCACGGAAGCTAAACGTTAAAGTAGTAATTTGCATTTTCCCTAGTTTTTAACTTACCTTTGacaaatatattttttggtgttatttaaaaaaaactaaccattttcatattttaatatactctctattttttttggttactcaCTATTTATAAACTCATGACTTCATCAgcgtttaatatatatatatatatatatatatatatatattttttaaaatataaatttattaactagtttatgttttcttctttacatcgatttttttctcaaatctaaaatatttcaaaataattattttcatattaagcCTGAATCACAACAGATAATCATCAGTTGTTTGAATCCATAAGAAAGCTAGGCATAATGTATCATAGatgaattttttatatataaaattggAGTAGAAACATAGTAGGCAGTTACACTCTGTTTGGTATGAGAGAGTTAAAGTAGAGAGAAATGGCATAGAGAGAGATAGGGTAGAGAAAACCAAATCACCCTCGTTTGGTTGGGTGTGAGAGGTGGAAAGAGAAAGGGAATTCCTGTAGGCCCCATCACTTTTAGCAGTCTCTTCCTTTTGCGAAGAGATCCGGAGAGAAAGCATGCCCTTttatcattttcccctttatgCCCTCATCTCACAGAGTTCTTCTTCGTTCGATCATTCTTCCCAGTTCTGGCTTCGTCCCACGCACCCATCCTCCAACAAACCAAAGTGACAACGCATTCTGCAATTGTTTTGTATTAATTTGTTGTAGGAGTTGAATCCATGGACGTTGTGCTGCAGCGAAGTTTCAATTTTGTGGGtgaaatctttttatttttgacagGGTAGGAATTATGTAAATGGAAATTAAAggatttgatttatgtttgTTCTTGATCAAGAGATTTTGTGTAAGTGAGAtgcttttgttgtttttttttagataagaaACATTAATTGGAATTTCTTCTCTTCCATTTTTCCCTCTCATGCTAAAGTCTCTATCTTTCTGCTTTTAAGTCAgtttaatttcattcttttcACCTAATGCCTGAAGAACTTTGGGTTACACAGTGGGGATTGTGATTTTTTCATGTGGTGGTAGTGTGGCACATGCAGTTCTTGGAGCATTATGCCAGCTAGAAAAGGCATTTGTGGCGGTCTACCACATCCAGGCCGTCTATCTGAAGTTGGCATGAAATACTCGTTGAGCATATGATGTTGCAGAGTGTGGgcaaaaatgtatttttagcATAAAAGTAACTCTCTCTCTTTCCATATTATCTATCCAACCAAACCAAGGGAGAGAGAAATCACACAACTGtctcttctctatttctctcatatcaaacaacctataaaatctactatatttctcacttatttctctctactcatcttctctcttctctactctctcttctctatctctctcttctctgcCAAACAGAGTGTTAATGTAAGCAAAACCTcggtgtttttctttttatatttacttATATTTAAAACTTTTGACCGTGACCAAGTTAGTAAATATTACTATACTAGTACTAAGAAACACAATCCATATGGAACTCTACAAGCGAATTTGTATACTTGCAAATGAGATATCGATAATGGGTAAATGGTCACTCTGGTCCTCAAAAGTGCTCATCGACTTCACATTCGTCCgtgaatgaattttattcatcTCACAGTCCTCCAAAGTGGCAAACGTCcgtcactttagtccttgacgttaaaaaacacTTAACAGACGTTaacaaattcaatttttatatttttttaatcattaatttaaatttaaaaaacaaaaataactaaaaaattgattgactAAACATTTAAAACACAAAATCCTAATctccttctcatcttcttcaacgtacttcttttttcttcatcttcatcttttcatCATAACCCAGTTTTTTATCATAACCCAATTTTTCATCAAACAATCACCATCTA
This is a stretch of genomic DNA from Lotus japonicus ecotype B-129 chromosome 1, LjGifu_v1.2. It encodes these proteins:
- the LOC130734009 gene encoding UDP-glycosyltransferase 71K2-like, coding for MVDMEKKSELIFISSTLIGHLSSTMELAQILINSDNHLSITILIIKHQATPFSESYIRTVLASQPQIQIIDVEPPPEEEQTPIPQFTASFFWSFMEWLKPHVKSTMQNILSSYPNTVVGLVLDFLCVPFSDVGKDLGIPSYLFFPSNAGFLSICLHFQKCLIEDVLNNSDPELLIQGFPSLVPSSVIPDVFYTRDEEEIVTCGKFTKKNRETKGIIINTLLELEQYGIDALTDGQTPPIYHVGPLIGLKGLSNPSLDQVQHNRLLKWLDEQPPSSVAFLCFGSMGSFDPSQTREIALGLQRSGVRFLWALRSPPTTDNKAEKTLPEGFLEWTELEGRGMLCEWAPQVEVMAHKAIGGFVSHCGWNSILESLWFGVPILTWPIYGEQQLNAFRMVREWGLAVELRVDYRRGDALVMADEIEKGLKYLMDKDNMVHKKVQEMKEMARKAVLSGGSSFISVRKLIDDMIGCN